CAAGCCCATCACCGCTGTCGCAGACGGAGAACCTGGTGATCTGGTTGGCACCGGGGCCTTCCCCAACATCCCCCTCTTCCTTTGGAACGACACAAACCCGGCTCCGGGAGAGAAGTACACGTCGGCCTACTTCTCTCGCTTCCCAGGCGTTTGGTCACAGGGCGACTTTGCAGCTGTGCATCCCGTGACGGGGCATATTCACATTCTCGGCAGGTCAGACGGCGTCCTAAACCCCAGTGGTATTAGGTTCGGCAGTGCAGATATTTACGCTGTTCTCGAGGGAGGGTTTGCAAAGGAGGTTGCAGAGAGTCTCTGCGTAGGACAGAGAAGACCCGAGGACCATGACGAGAGCGtggtcttgttcttgctTATGAGAGAAGGTGTCAAGTTTGATGCCGACTTGGACAAGAAGATCCGAGAGAGGATCGCAAAGGAGTTGACAAAGAGGCATGTTCCAAAGTACATCTTTGAAGTGCCCGAGATTCCGGTGAGTATCTTAGTCTCCTCCCTTGGGCTGATAACTAACGATGATAGGTCACGGTCAACGGCAAAAAGGTTGAGCTGCCCGTCAAGCAAATCATCTCGGGACATACAATCAAGCCAAGCGGGACATTGTTGAACCCTCAGAGTCTAGACTTTTTCTATCAGTTCCAGAAGATTGAAGATGTTGTCAAGAGGCAGGGAGGAGTGAGAGCCAAGTTGTAGTTCCTCGACATATAAACTAGATAGGAGTTGCATTAGGGGTATACTACAAAGAAGAGTCATGATCATTCTGAATCTCGAACACAATCTCTCATagctcatccttgtccttgggaAACTTGCCCCCGTTCACCCCGTATCTCCATCCCATGTATCCAAGCATACCTCCCACGGTTCCCAGGCCCAAGCCTCCAACAGCGCCTCTCCATCCCAAACCTTTAGCTGCCTGAGCGCCGAGCACAGCACCTACACCAGCGCCTACCGCAGTCCAGTCATCCGTCTCCAGCTGTCCCTTATTCTCCAAAAGCCTCCAGCTACGATCCTGCCACTCAATCTCCTCACGGCCGTGCATACGGCCCAGCGTCATGAGCGCCCCGAGACCCAGGGCCACCACCGTGCCCGTCGATGCGGACCGGATCAGCCGTGGAGTGAAGGCGAGCGCTGTGGCCTTGGGTCGGAACGCGGGGATGAGTTGCCGTGTTGTTGTGATGCCAGCAGCGACGATGGTGCTTAGTGTGATGGTTCGCACGATTACGTGCGATGTAAGGATGGTGTGGGATAGAGACTGATCCTCCGCGTAGGGAGCGTGGGGAAAGTAGCGCGACATGATGATCGGTGGATGTTTTGTTCAAGTGGTGAGATGCTATCCCAGGTGTAGAGTATGATGTTTGATGTTTTATAACGTGATGTGATTGTCTGTGTACTCCTGATAAGATGTTGTTCAAAGCATCAAAAGAAACAGGCCACTTCCTTCCTTAtaacctcatcctccaaaCCGCGTCATATCCTCAAGCcaccctctctcttctctcactcAGCCCTACCTTCCCCCGGTAATACAACCCACCCCTCGGGCACCTTCCCAAGACCGAGCGATGGCTTCACGGGGTTTAATAAGCAGACCCCGATTGGTCCCGGAGGGATTAACACGCCGGGTTACCCCACCCGACGACCCGAGCTTCCACGGCAAGTGGGGTTCGGGACGCGAGTGCGAGGCAGGATTTGTGGGGCTTCTGTCCAAAACACCAAGGATTCGCATCACCGAGTGCGTGGCTGATTAGTGATTTCCTCCGTGCTTGATCATCATGGTTGTTCCGCTCAATTGTCGGTTCTACTGTATTTACAATTATCCATGCCTTCTTCATGTACCTTTTTGACGTGAATGCTGCATCAATCCCATGAATGCCCTCCCCAACGCCTATCCTATCCCAATAACAAACCCAGCCCATGATCATTCTCTCGATGGCTTTGTTACTCGTCGTCACTCATGTCCATCATGCTGTCTCCCTTTGcaacctcatcttcttcatcctccaacaccgtcatcctccttgatctcctcaCCCTCCCTTTGCCTTTGTCCATCATCCCCCTTCCACCGCCTCTCCGCCCATTGACTTTGACCGACGCTTCCATCTTGCGTTGTCCGAGTGCGTGCTCAAATTCGGCCAGGTCCTCTGCTTCAGACTCGGCAGCTCCGTCAAGGAGCGCCGTCTCTTCGAGTGCCTTGTTGAGCAGTTCCGTCGCGATACTGTCCTGAGGGCTTATCGCCAGCGCCTCAtgcagcaccaccaccgcctcctcGGGCTTGTTCTGCTCCATCAGGATGAGACCCTTGGCACTAAAGATAGCCGCATCCTTTCCTCCCTGCCTCAACACCTCGTCAAACTCGATCAGCGCTCGGTTAAAATGTCGTAATCGTCGGAATGCATGTCCCAAGTTCGTCCGCGCTGCTAACCACGCCGAGGGCTCGCTGTCTATATCCTCAGCGATCTTAAGTGCTGCGGAGAAGTACTGCGCCGCCTCCTTGGGTTTGTCCTGGTGGTATTTGACAACGCCCATCTCATTTAGTAGTAGCGGATCCGTCTTGCACAGTCCGTACGCCGTCTTGAGAAACTCCTCAGCCAGTGTCATATTGTTGAGAGCGTGATTCTGCATCCCCAAAAACACCTGAGGTAGATGAGTGCCCATGAACAATCTCGCCGCCGTAGAGTAGGCCGATATTGCCTGGTCGTGCTCGCCTTCTGCCGCAAACGTATGCGCGAAGCCGATCCACGCAGGCCCAAAATGAGCATCCATCATGCTGGCTTTGCTAAAATACCGTCGTGCCTCAGGGATCTTGTCGATGGAAAAGTAGTAAATGCCGACTGCGAGCCACGAGCATGGCTCCTCGGGGTGGTTGTCGGCCAGGTTGTGCGAGATGAGGAACAGCAGGTTCTTCTCCCGGAGCTCAAATAGACAGGCGAGATGCACCGGATACACGCTAAAGTTGTACTTGTCCTCCTGTAGAATCGAATTCGTGATGGTCAACGCATCGCGGTACCGGCATTGCGTGTAGAGGAGGTCTGCCCGTGCAAGCTGTAGGTCAGGGTTCGATGCCAGGTGATAATGCGTTGAGAGGGAGTCGTAGGCCGTCTCAAACGCTGCAGGGTTCCGGTACTTGGACAGTCGTGTAGTATACAGCATCTTTGTAAAATCAGCAGCCTCCTGAGACGATGACACATCCCCAGACACATGGATCGAGTCAAagtcgaggctctcgaggaACTGCCACTCCTCGTCGGGTGACAACAGCGAGTTGCCCATGAGCTGCTGAAACGCCTCGAAGCACTGCACATCTATACGGACAGCATCCTTGTAGCACTCCTTGGCGCGGTCAAATGCATTCTGCTTGGCATAGCAGATGCCACGCAGAAAGCACATGGCGGCCTCATACCGCCGGTtcgcagcctcctcgtccgcgGCGTCGTCGCGGCGTCGCCCTTGGCGAGGCTGCGTCTTGCGCTTGTTGCTAGCGCCGTTAGAGATGAGGTGTGTCGGGTTGCGGTCGCCCAGGACGGCGAGGGCTTCGTCGAAACGGGACTGCTTGATGAGGCAGTGGCCGGCGAGGTATCGACATGATGGGTTTCGGGAGATGAGGTCCTGGCTGGAGAGGAATGCCTGGGCGCGTGTGTAGTTGCCTGTCGCAAAGTGAACTTGCGCGAGCCAAAAGGCGTCAGTGTCGTCGTCTATAAGACACGAGACTTGTCAGTAtccttcatcaacaagagcCGGAGTCGACAGACTGGTCAATGCAAGCAGCTTGTCGCCGATAAAGATGGCCGACTCGTATTGCGCCTTGTTGAGGGCATCCTGCCGCCACTCCCTCAGAAACTTTTCCATCCCTGGTTTAGTTCCTCGATATCATTGAGCAGTCGATAGATGCGCCGGTATTTGTGGCCAAACGTCGTGGGTTGCGGTTCGTTTGATCGTCGTTTGTTTTGAGAATGTCGTCAACACAGACATCCCACCAAAAGTCAACAACCACACCGTCGGCACGCGCCAGCTAAGCGCGTTAAGGGTCTCCAGGCGGAACCCACTAAGCCACAGCGGGCTTGTCTTGACCGTAGCGGGGTAGCTTCCAGTGGCAACAGCGACAGCCCCTCGCTGCGAaccagaaaaaaaaagatcaAGTGGCGGCGGGGGGGACGTATCAGAGGCCGTCAATTTGGCACTCGCCGATACAGGAGCCCTCGACTTTTACATTCATCTACTACGTACCTACCGTCAACATCTCCCTCATTCACCCCCAATTGACTTTCAAGATGGCCTCCCCTCAGCCTACCCGTTGGGCCGCTCTCGCCCGCGACACCAACGAGACCAAGATCCAGCTCGCCCTCAACCTAGACGGCGGCAGCTTTCCTCCGGACACCGACTCCCGtcttctcgacgatggtgacAGCCATGCCTCCCAGGCCAGCAAGTCGCAAAAGATTGCCATCAACACTGGAAttggcttcctcgaccacATGCTCCACGCTCTGGCCAAGCACTCTGGCTGGAGTCTGGCCATAAACTGCAAGGGCGACCTTCACAGTACGTTGATAAACCATCTCCGTCACCGGCCAGATGACTGATTGACTTTGTCTCTGTAGTTGATGACCACCACACCGCCGAGGATGTCTGCATTGCCCTTGGCTACGCCTTTGCCCAGGCCCTCGGTACCCCTACCGGTCTTGCCCGCTTCGGCTATGCCTACGCTCctctcgacgaggccctcTCCCGCGCCGTCGTCGACCTCTCCAACCGTCCCTACAGCGtcgtcgaccttggcctGAAGCGCGAGTTCCTCGGCCAGCTCAGCACCGAAATGGTCCCTCACTGCATGCAGAGCTTCGCTCAGGGTGCCCGTGTCACGTTGCACGTCCACTGCCTCCACGGTGACAACGATCACCACCGTGCCGAGAGTGCCTTCAAGGCTTTGGCTCTGGCTATCAAGGCTGCTATCACCAGGATACCgggcaaggagggcgaggtgCCCAGCACCAAGGGTACCTTGAGTGCTTAAAAAGATGGGAACGGTTTAGGAGTTTGGGGCAATCAGTTTGTTTAGATTTAGACAATGGGGTGTTATAGGATCCAAGAAATGTCAAATTGGAATATgcacgatggcttcaactGCCCAGAGGTCCATGTATGGCAGCTCACGTATAGCAAATATCGAATAAGATGGCAGTAACTCGTGGCGCAT
This genomic interval from Fusarium keratoplasticum isolate Fu6.1 chromosome 9, whole genome shotgun sequence contains the following:
- a CDS encoding Imidazoleglycerol-phosphate dehydratase, which gives rise to MASPQPTRWAALARDTNETKIQLALNLDGGSFPPDTDSRLLDDGDSHASQASKSQKIAINTGIGFLDHMLHALAKHSGWSLAINCKGDLHIDDHHTAEDVCIALGYAFAQALGTPTGLARFGYAYAPLDEALSRAVVDLSNRPYSVVDLGLKREFLGQLSTEMVPHCMQSFAQGARVTLHVHCLHGDNDHHRAESAFKALALAIKAAITRIPGKEGEVPSTKGTLSA